GGCCTGCTCCACCATAAAACCCTGGTCCAGAAAGAACTCCGAGAGAGTTGCGGTCACTTCCTTTTCGTCGTCCACCACCAGTAGCTTGAATACCACTTCAATCTCCTTGCGTATGCGTAACCCGCCCGACCGCCTCATCGAGCTTGGCCTTGAGCTCTTTGGGGTCTACAGGCTTCACTAAGTAGTCATGGGCTCCCAGGGAACGCGCCTGCACGTCCAACTCCGGGTCCTCAAATCCTGTAATAACATAAATGATTGCCTTGGAGCCTAAGCGCCGCGCGCCCTCCAAAACCTGCATGCCGCTTCCGTCAGCCAAATGTAAATCCAACAAGATCACCGCCGGTTGTTGGGTTTCGATGAGGCGCAGGGATTCGGCCACACTCCCGGCAAGAAATACCTCAAAACCGTACAAGAGGGTGATCAGCTCGCCCAGGGTGTACGCCAGCATGTGTTCGTCTTCAACGAGGAGCAGTTTATGCGCCATGCGTGTGGCTCTCTTCGCCTGGTTTTAAGGCAGGCAGGCGGATGCTGAAGCGCGTGTACCGGCCGCGTTCGGACTCCACCAGAATCTTCCCGCCGTGGGCTTCGATAATGCGCTTGATAAAGTATAACCCCAAACCGTGTCCGCCCGGGGTTTGTCCCTTTTGCCCGGTGGCTTTGGTGGTCCAGTAGGGGGTGAAGATCTTGCGGATGTCCTGCTTGTCGATCCCGGTGCCGTTGTCTTCGATTTGCACCAATATCCACCCGTCTTCGGATTCGGCGCGCACGCAGATGCGGGGCTGGAAGTTGGCGTCGGGCGCGGGCATGACGCCGCGCGCAATCAGCTGCTCCTTATCCCGGATGGCGTCAATGGCATTGTCAATGACGTTCAGAAAGGAGTCGTGAACCTGCGCCCGGTTGCAGCTGATCTTCGGCAGGCCTTGCGGGATTTCCAGCACAATCGAGGGCAGGTCGCGCCCCAGGGTGACTTTTTCTTTGGAATGCTTGATTTTGACGAACTCGATGGATTGCTCAATGAGCGGCGTGAGTTCCGCGGGTTCGAACTTGTAGGGATCGGCCTTGGCCAGGCTCATGATACCGCGGGAAATCTGGCCGCCGGTCTCGGCCTCGTGCGCGATTTTGAGGAGGCTTTCTTTCATTTTGCCGAGCCACTTGATGAGTTCCTCTTTGGAGAGCGCGTTGGGGTCGCCCTCGCCCATGATGAGGACAGGGGAGGAGGCCAGGACCGAGATAACATAGAGCCGGTTGTTGAATTGATGCGAAACGCCCTGCGCGATGTCCGCGGCGGTTTGTTCCACGGCCTCCTTGATGAGGCGTTGTTCTTCGGCTTCGTGAAGTTGGGTGTTTTCAACCGCCAAAGCGGCCTGATTGGCCAACAAGACCAAGTTGCTTAAGTCCGCTTGGGTCCAAATGCGGCCGGAGCGCTTGTCGCCCAGCGCCAAGAACCCGAGCAGCCGGTTCTGGCGAAAGGCCGGCACCACGAGCGAAGCTTGGATTTGATCCATGCTCTGTGCGAGCGGCTCGAAACGGCCTTTTTTGATTTGCTGGGAAAGGCGCAATTCTTCGCGCACGAGAGGCAGCTTTTTGCGTGTCATGTGGGAGGCCAAAGGAAAATCTCCGGGCAGAGACTGGGGCAAAGGGGAGTGGCGCCGGGGAGGAAGCCAAGCAGAAGCCCGTTTGTACTCGCCCGCTTCACCCGCGACTAAATAGATGGCCGCATGCTTGACTTGGAGGATCTTTACAAGGTTATGCACGATTTGCCGGAGTAGACTCTTGAGCTTGGTAAAACGCAACATGTTTTGGGAAATCGTCTCCAGCGCCTGGTGTGCGCGCCGCTCCTCCGCCAGCAGCCGGTCTTCTGCCTTGTGTTGGAGGTAAATATTGGCATGGTGTGCGCCGGTGGCAAGGATGGCGCAGAGAATATAGACTGCGACCCACCATAGTGCACCAAACAGCCTTTCTAGAACTGAATGGTAATAGAGAGCACCGATCAAAGGAATGCCAAGGAGCACAAAGTAGACAAGCGCAAAGACCAGCGTCCTCGCCGCAACGACAGTCACATCCAAAAGCCGGTGTCTCATGATTGCGTAAGCAAGGATGCTAAAGGCGGTTAAAATGAAGAATACGCCAATAGGATAGATCGGGAATCCATAATTAATGGAGTACTCAACTACGGCAAGAAGGTAGAAAGCGTAAGTCCCGTATACAAAACGGTTCTTATTTCTCACAGTCGCGGAGACGGAGTTGTCAAAGGCCGCATTTCTCGCAAGTATCAAGCTCCTCAAGAATACAACAGATGCGAAAAACAGATAGGCCGGGTGCCACGCTCCTGCGCGGGCATACATTCCCCAATCGAATTCCAGGTATCCTCCTACAAAAGCATCACTCGTCCACAGGATCACCAACCAGATAATGCAAATCAAGTAGGAGAGTTTGACCCAGAAGCGTTCGGATCTAAGGCAGAGATAGTTGGCGATGAAGTGGTAGAGAGTCGCGGGCAGAAATAAGACAAAAGTGTAGGCGACCTTAACTGTGAGGAGTCGCTCGACCTCGCTTGTGGGGAAATAACCTCTCAACCAGCCGATCTGCCACATGAAGGTTTCAAAGCAGAGAAGCGCTAAAGCTCGGCTGATGGGAGAACGCCACCCACGAAAGAAGATGAGGGTTGCGAGAACCAAGGAGAAGATACTGCTACAAATCGGGAGTATGGCGTAGGGTGACATACCCTTTCACTAGTATCGCAGAATTGCACCGGCCATTGTGAACCCAGCCCCGTAGGTCACCATGAAGACCAAGTCGCCCGGTGAAATCCTGTCAGTACGGATTGCCTCATCCAACAGCACAGGCATTTCCGCAGCAATGGTGTTGGCAAAGCGGTTGAAGTGAGTCAGCATCTTCTTGCGCGGTACTGGAAATACCTTCAAGGAGTGCTCAAACAACGGCTTGCTGGGGTAGTGTAATAGGAACAAGTCAATGTCTTCTTTCTTCACTCCTGCCCTTTCCATCAGATTGTCACAAAAAGGCGGGAGGATATCGCTCAAAGCATCAAAGAATACTCTCTGCTCCGGGTTCATATACCCATAGCCTCTAAATTCTTCAGGGACTTCATCCGGTGTCTGCGACCATTTGTGTGGCGCAAAGATGTGATGAAAGTTCCTGCCATCTGTCCACTGGCCTGTCGCAAGAAACATGTCTAAGTGTCGCTGTTCGAGCAAGAGTCCTCCACAGGCGTCGCCGAAAATGGCCCTGTGTTTGACATCCCGGAAAGGCCCTCTTGAGCCAAAAAAGCAGCTTGCCAGAACGAGTATTTTGTCTTCGCCGGTTGCAATACACTTGAGTCCAAGGTCCAGGGCAGTGAGCCAGCCAGAACAGGACATAGACATATCGAACGCAGGGCAAATAGCGCCAATATTGGCTTGAACCTTAACGGCTGTGGCTGGGGCAATATTGTCCGGGGGGTCGCACACACAGATGATCCGGCCAATGTCCTTCGGGCTATAGCCGGATTCATCCAGGATTTTTTTGGCTACGTGCGTTAGCATTGACGCATTGGATTCATCCGGTCCTGTTGCATGACGCTGGTTGGTGCCGAGGGTCCGGTGTAAGACAATAGGAGCCGGATCGCCCGGATGGATGGCAATGTCTTCATTCATTACCACGGTCTCAGGAATGTAGGCAGCAGTGTAAATTGGCCTCGGTTGCAATGCCGGTTTCCAAGAGGACGAGGCTGGGCTTTTCTCAGAATCCAGAATTTCGAAGCCTGCCGCAATTTTCCCGCCTCGCCGTTCTTCTGCCCAAGCTTTGCGCACCGTAAGGGCGGTGGAAGATTCCTTCTCTTGATCATTGATCGATAGGCTGA
The window above is part of the Candidatus Omnitrophota bacterium genome. Proteins encoded here:
- a CDS encoding GAF domain-containing protein; the protein is MVLATLIFFRGWRSPISRALALLCFETFMWQIGWLRGYFPTSEVERLLTVKVAYTFVLFLPATLYHFIANYLCLRSERFWVKLSYLICIIWLVILWTSDAFVGGYLEFDWGMYARAGAWHPAYLFFASVVFLRSLILARNAAFDNSVSATVRNKNRFVYGTYAFYLLAVVEYSINYGFPIYPIGVFFILTAFSILAYAIMRHRLLDVTVVAARTLVFALVYFVLLGIPLIGALYYHSVLERLFGALWWVAVYILCAILATGAHHANIYLQHKAEDRLLAEERRAHQALETISQNMLRFTKLKSLLRQIVHNLVKILQVKHAAIYLVAGEAGEYKRASAWLPPRRHSPLPQSLPGDFPLASHMTRKKLPLVREELRLSQQIKKGRFEPLAQSMDQIQASLVVPAFRQNRLLGFLALGDKRSGRIWTQADLSNLVLLANQAALAVENTQLHEAEEQRLIKEAVEQTAADIAQGVSHQFNNRLYVISVLASSPVLIMGEGDPNALSKEELIKWLGKMKESLLKIAHEAETGGQISRGIMSLAKADPYKFEPAELTPLIEQSIEFVKIKHSKEKVTLGRDLPSIVLEIPQGLPKISCNRAQVHDSFLNVIDNAIDAIRDKEQLIARGVMPAPDANFQPRICVRAESEDGWILVQIEDNGTGIDKQDIRKIFTPYWTTKATGQKGQTPGGHGLGLYFIKRIIEAHGGKILVESERGRYTRFSIRLPALKPGEESHTHGA
- a CDS encoding response regulator is translated as MAHKLLLVEDEHMLAYTLGELITLLYGFEVFLAGSVAESLRLIETQQPAVILLDLHLADGSGMQVLEGARRLGSKAIIYVITGFEDPELDVQARSLGAHDYLVKPVDPKELKAKLDEAVGRVTHTQGD